In the Sus scrofa isolate TJ Tabasco breed Duroc chromosome 8, Sscrofa11.1, whole genome shotgun sequence genome, AATAAAAGTGGGGAAAAATGGAGACACAAGCTGTTTGGTCTGGAGTCTAGTGGGCCAGGCCTCCCCTCCGCTGCTGCACCAGCCACCCTGCTGGAAGGGCTCTCCTCGTCCCTGCAGGCAGCCACCGAGGGCAGGGGCGCAGGCAGACGAAACACCAGCCCCAGGAGCTCGAGGCAGGCACGGAGCTTCCATCCAGCCAatacccccactttacagatgggaacaCTGAGTCCCGGGAGGCAGCGGGGGTCCAGGCTGCCAGACAGCAAGCAAGGGGGTGAGAGGAGGCTTAAGCTCATAACTTCCACAGGAAGGGGGCAGAAAGGGCCCGCTGGCGGGGGACGCTGGGTCCGGCATGGGCGGCTCTGTGCGAGGCAGCACTGCGCTCTGCTGGGCTCCACCTGCACCGCCTACACTGCAGGCAGCTGGGGCGGCTGGGGCGTATGCAGGACCCCAGGCCCTTCGTACCATCCATCCCTCTGCCACGCTGTGACTGAGTTCCCACTATGAGCTGCGAGCCCGGCTCCGCAGAGATACGGCCTCTCCCCTCAAGTGCCCACGGCAGAGAGACGCGGTCTGGTGGTGGCACCCAGGCCAGTGAAGGGCCCCACTGCGGCCTGGAAGCCCGGGGCCTCCGAGGGAGGCATCTGGGGCAACATGTTTTGAAGGGACAGAAGAGTCCAAGGGACAGACAGGACAGCGTGGCCAGCCTGGAGGAGGGCACGTGCCAAGGCCCGGAACCATGGCAGGCGGTGATGAAGGCGGTGACAAAGGGGCCCCAGGCTAGAGGGAGCGAGCTGGAGGACGCTTCACACGGGGCAGGCCGACGAAACCTGGGAGGAGCCACCTGCCACGGGGTGATGGAAATACAATCTCCCTGCAGCCTAGGAAGGCGAGCGAGGCTACAGGCACGTGCACATGTGTGGGTGTGCGGGTGTGTGCTGGCACAGAGTGGGTGTGTGCAGCAATGTGCATGCCCTGGTGCATACGGATATGTGCACTTGCACAACTGAGGCAGGCACCCCAAttcatgcatgtgtgcacatggcGTGCGTGTGACTGTATGTGCATGTGTGGACATGTGTGTATGcagcatatgtgtgtgcatggagACGTGCGTGTGCATggagatgtgtgtgtgcacacgtgggTGGGTATGCGTGCATGCTGCCTGCAGGGGCAGGTACATGTGTATGTGCGCTACATGCACACATGGATATGCGTGCATGCACACTCATGGAAGCAGGTGTGCATCTGCATGGTCTGGTGTGTGGCTGGTGAGGATGCAGCATGGGCACACATGCatacgtgtgtgtgcgtgcatcaCACATGTGTGCAGTACACCCGTGTGCGCAGGGAGCTGGTTCGAGGAGACAAGGCCCCCTCCACCTGAGTGGAGGCCCTTCGCAGAGCAGAGCACCGCGCCCAGCAGTTGCGTGCCCCGATTCCGCCCACAGCAGCGGGCCCCGGACACAAGGTGCCACGGCCATGGGTCACGGGTGGGATGGTGGCAAGTCCACGGTGGCAGCCCCAGGATGCTCCACTTCCCTGCGGTTTTCCTTCTGAGAtgccccacaccccctccccaacgTGCCCACCGCCCACCAGTGCGGCCTGGCTCCCACACCCGTCCTGGTCCAGCCAAGCCCGGGCCAGGCCACCACGACTCGCCAGGCAGGCAGTCTTTCTGGGCGCACACTGTCGGGCCTGTTCCAGGGCAGTGGGGGGCAGCTCGTCAAACCCCAGTCTCAGTGCCTGGGCTAAGATGCCTCTCCCGTTCCTCTGCGAACAGCTCGGTCCCTGGGGCCTCCGGTGCCTGCAAGCAGACCTGCATTCGGTGCGGCCCTGAAGCCCAGACAAAGCCCTCTACGCAAGGACTCCTCAGGGACTCAGCCCTCCGTCCCCGCAGCTCTGGGGCTGGGCCCCCAGGAGAGGcgcctcctcctgccccttcccaggcTATGCCAGCAGTGCCATGTCTGCTGCCTGAGGTCAAAAGCCCGGCCAGGCATCCCCAGGGGCCTGGGTTGCTTGGCCAGCCAGGCACTCCAGGTGTCCCCAGTCTGGCCTGGCCGGAGAGCCACTGCCGGGGCAGTGGGATGTCCTGTCTGCTTTGGGCCCCACGGGGGCTTGGTGTCCTTTCCCTCCAAATTCCTCACGCACGCGAGGTATCGAGTGGAGCTGGGACTCTGGACGCAGCCCTGAAAGTGCTCCTCCAGAGACGGAGCCTCGTGGGCAGGAGGAGGCCCACGGGGAGGTCCCGCTGCTCGGAGAAGGCCGGCTCTCCAAAGCCACATCCAACCACCGCCCCGTCCCTTCTGGGATcccaaaccccacccccaccgcaggGCGCACAACCAAGAGGGGGCGCTCCCTCCCGAATAACTCCGGTCACTCTTCAAACACAGCGCacaggtcacctcctccaggaagccttccttgacagCCTCATGTCCAGGCCAGGGGCTGTGCCCCAGAGCATTGACCGCATACACTGCACCCACCTCTGTGAGGCTCCCTCTGCCCCAGACGGAAAGCAGTCGAGGCGGAAGGCCTAAAACAGACAGGGCCGGCCCGTGCCAGCGACGGAGGATCAGGTGTGCAGGGGTCTTCCCAGCAAGGTGTACCCCTAAGTACCCTGACTGGTGGCACCTTTTAGGCCTCCAGGACCACAGGACCTTTCACAAGCATGGTGCCTCTACCTTCCCTGGGTCGCGCGTGGTCCTGGCTTTGCTCCCAAAATTGCATAAATGCCAAGGACTGGCCTGGGAGGCTTAACCTTCTGGGGCAGGTGTGCCATCTGGAGTGTTTGATTTCCAGCCTTGCCCTggcctgaccccacccccaccccccaccccacggtGGTTAACAAGGATGCGGAGCACCACGTGGGCAACTCTGCTGAGCCCGCCTGCTCTCCTTCTAAGGCCTCTGAGCCCTTCTGGAGTTCAGCGGGCAAAGAAGCTGCGCCGAAGCCCGGCGCCTTTCTAGGCATCGCTGGGGAGTGGGGCGGGTCCAGTCCCTCCCAGAGACTCCCTCCCAGCACCCAGAAGCatccagccccctgccccagccacaccccctccccccacctgaaGACGCAGAGAGAGCTGTCAGCGGGCTTGGGTGCCTTTCTGCTCTGCTGGGAGGAAAGGTCCTCCGGTTCCTCCTGGTGAGAAATCGGGGGCCTGGGAACTGCAAACTCCttccgggggtggggtggggtctgtcTCCCAGACCTCAGGTGGCCCGGAGGCGGGAGCAGCACCTGACATGGGCCAGGATCTACAGTGCGCATCTGCGGAACGCACGGGGATGTGGGACCGGGGGGCTCTGCGGGGGGTAACCCCAGCAGCTCGTCCCTAAGCCGGAAAGAGGTACCCACGCAAAACCGCCCCTCCTCCGGGCAATCCAGTGTTGGGTGTTTGTCTGAGGCAAGATGTTGCACATCCCCCAGCCTTTAAAAGCGGGGCCATGAAGCATAAGAATTAAACTTCAATAATTGCCAACATGGGTGTAGAGCCTGGGAGCCCGCCCAGGGCTTCCACTGGCACCGCCGTCATGATTCATGCTCCAGCAGCGCTTGGAAGCGGGCAGAGGAGGGAAccgagcctgggggtggggaggtggctcTGCCCCAGAGCACGGACCAGAGATGGGAGCCGGACCGGCACTCGGCAGCACCGGTGCGCACCCAAGCAGCATCGCGTCCTCCGCCAGGCTGCGAGTGGCTGGCTCTCCAATCAGGCCGCGGACCCGGAGCCGGCCGGTGCTGCGCGCCAGTGTGCGCGCCCGCGTCTGCGTGTGCGTGTGTCCGGGGGAGGTGAAGAGGCTCCCGTCTTAGAAAGAGCAAGCTTCTGGAACTCACCGCCCAGGCCAGCCGGCACTCAGCCCCGTCCCGCAGGCTGCAGACGGCCCTGGAGGGGGCGCCTTCGCCAAGCGCGCGCGCCCCGCGCCACCGCCCCGGGCTCCTCCCCGGCGCCGCGCGGGCAGGTTCGCCGAGGCGGCCGCGGGCTCCGGCTCTCGGGCCCGCTCCCCCCGGGCCGGCGGCGCTGGCCTGCCCGCCAggccgccccgcccgcccgcgccccgccccgctgCGCAACTCTACCCAAGTTGGAAGCCGAGTCCGGGCGGCGACACTCGCGCCGAGcgcacggcggcggcggcggaggcgaaGGCAGAGGCGGCGCAGCTCCGGCGAGCCGAGGCAGGCGAGGCGGCGCCCGCACGGCCGAGCGCGGACCGCGGGGGGCGCCCGCGCCgggagcagcaggaggaggagcaggaggaggacgCGCGGCGGCGCCGGCGCCCTGCCCGGGAAAGTAAAGTTGGAGCCGGAGGCGGCGCGCGGGCGCGGGGGCCCAAAGGAGCGGCGGCCCGCGCCCCGGCGCGCCGAGCCCTAGCCGGCCGGATGGGAGGCGGAGCGCCTGGGCCGCCGCCGCCTGCAGCCTGCGCCCCGGCCGGGCGCCGGGGCCGCGGGGCCGCTCGGGCACGCCCGCTGGGGCGCCGAGTCGCCGTGGGCTCGCGGCCGGGGCGCTCTCCGTGAGCCGGGACGAGGGCGGGGCCGCGCGAGGACCCTGggacctgccccctccccccgccgccgCGTCGCCGCTCGCTCCGGGCGCCTCCTGCTCTGCACTTACGCGTGTGGCAGCGGCGGGGAGCCCGGCAGCCACGCTCTCCGGCGCGCCGCTCGCCCGCCGAGCCACCACGGCCGAGGGCCGGCTGCGGGGCGCCGCGGTCCCCGGCGGGCGCGCCCGAGGAGCA is a window encoding:
- the LOC106504574 gene encoding uncharacterized protein LOC106504574, encoding MHAYPCVHVAHIHMYLPLQAACTHTHPRVHTHISMHTHVSMHTHMLHTHMSTHAHTVTRTPCAHMHELGCLPQLCKCTYPYAPGHAHCCTHPLCASTHPHTHTCARACSLARLPRLQGDCISITPWQVAPPRFRRPAPCEASSSSLPLAWGPFVTAFITACHGSGPWHVPSSRLATLSCLSLGLFCPFKTCCPRCLPRRPRASRPQWGPSLAWVPPPDRVSLPWALEGRGRISAEPGSQLIVGTQSQRGRGMDGTKGLGSCIRPSRPSCLQCRRCRWSPAERSAASHRAAHAGPSVPRQRALSAPFLWKL